From the genome of Nicotiana sylvestris chromosome 2, ASM39365v2, whole genome shotgun sequence, one region includes:
- the LOC138886015 gene encoding uncharacterized protein, with protein sequence MGDAENAKEMQISIHLSPSKKKEHTEFLKEYEDIFAWSYDDMAGLSRSIVAHKLLTNPTCPPVKRKLRKFKPDMSLKIKEEVNKQIKAKVLKVVEYPTWLANIVSVPKKGGKFRVCVNYGDLNRASPKDGFPFPKIHILIDNCTKHEQ encoded by the coding sequence atgggagatgcagaaaatgccAAGGAAATGcaaatcagcattcacctatcaccatcgAAGAAGAAAGAacacacagaatttctaaaggagtatgaggacatattcgcctggtcgtatgatgacatggcTGGTCTAAGTAGGTCTATCGTGGCTCACAAACTACTAACCAATCCaacgtgtccaccggtaaagcgaaagcttagaaagttcaagcctgatatgagtttaaaaatcaaagaagaagtcaacaagcagatcaaagctaaggttctcaaggtagtagaatacccaacgtGGTTGGCCAACATTGTGTCAGTGCCAAAGAAGGGTGGGAAGTTCAGAGTCTGTGTCAACTAtggggatctcaatcgggccagtccgaaagacggcTTCCCTTTTCCAaaaatacacatcctgattgacaattgcaccaagcatgagcaatag